The following proteins come from a genomic window of Salvia hispanica cultivar TCC Black 2014 chromosome 4, UniMelb_Shisp_WGS_1.0, whole genome shotgun sequence:
- the LOC125221739 gene encoding mediator of RNA polymerase II transcription subunit 33A-like has translation MAAAAAGEDEEAAKQRLWDGVLELTKSAQERATDPLMWAMQLSASLTTAGVSMPSVELAELLVSHICWSNNHPIAWKFLEKALTIRIVPPMLVLALLSTRVIPSRRRYPVAYRLYMELLKRYAFSLLSLINGPNYQKIMESINDVLQFYQIFGVQSSEPGILIVIFVFSIVWELLDASLDDEGLLEFTAEKKSRWPVRSQDMDIDHLDNFDGKRMERQEALSKINTIMAVEMLGEFFRDKTTSRILYLARRNMPAHWECFIDHLRLLAAKSGSLRNSKNISPEALLQLTSAARQVLSRECKTNSQKQLHAVTAISPMSSASQCHATVRSALWLPIDLYLEDTMDGLQVRATSAVETLAGLVKGLQALNETTWQEAFLGLWTAALRLVQRERNSSEGPVPRLDTCLCMLLSIAILSVVNIIEEDGNELNSEAEQCSVSQRKNIEQVGKRRQDLISSLQRLDDFEGLLTAPPPVSSLANQAAAKAMLFLSGMSVGSGHLSGMSLNDVPLNCSGNLRHLIVESFIARNVLDTSAYMWPGYVKGCCSQIPRNISGQVPGWSSFMKGSPLTPPMVSALVSTPATSLAELERLYEIAVSGTDDEKISAATIFCGASLTRGWSIQEHTGLLITRLLSPALPTDFSGCESHLIGYAPFMNVILVGVSSVDCIQIFSSHGLVPQLAAALMPICEVFGSYAPTMSWSLSTGEEISSHVVFSNAFTLLLKLWRFDQPPLEHVMGDVTPVGSHLTPEYLLLVHNSQLASYENSPKNKNKTNRPSRFSPKGPVFIDSFPKLKRWYRKHQECIVSILSGLVPGNPVHEIVEALLNMMFRKINRGQPLASTTSGSSASSASGSDDHFLRLKLPAWDILEAVPFALDAALTACAHGRLSPRELTTGLKDLADFLPASLATIVSYLSAEVTRGLWKPAFMNGTDWPSPAANLAMVEQQIHKILAATGVNVPDLSDGGSSMLTLPLPLAALVSLTITYKLDRGSERLLNMVGPALSSLGISCPWPCMPIIASLWAQKVKRWSDFLIFSASQTVFHHNRDAIVQLLRVCFAAALGSNSSSVASKGGVGALLGHGFGSNFSGGLSAVAPGILYLRVHRAVRNIMLMIEEIVSLLMHTVKDIVNSGLPPEKMEKLKKTKFSTMYGQVSLSAAMSQVKLAASLGASLVWLTGGLSSVQALFKEILPSWFISLHGSDPNGQDSGGGMGAMLAGYALAYFTVYSGIFAWGADSVSVASKRRPKVLQKHLEFVASALDGKISLGCNKATWRAYVTGYLSLMVSCTPAWMLEVDVEVLKRVSKGLKQWNEEELALALLGISGFGAMGAAAEMIVETGI, from the exons atggcggcggcggcggcgggggaGGACGAGGAGGCGGCGAAGCAGCGCCTCTGGGACGGCGTGCTGGAGCTGACCAAGTCCGCGCAGGAGAGGGCCACCGATCCCCTCATGTGGGCCATGCAGCTCTCCGCGAGCCTCACCACCGCCGGAGTCTCCATGCCCTCCGTCGAGCTCGCGGAGCTTCTCGTTTCTCACATTTGCTGGTCGAATAACCACCCGATTGCCTGGAAATTCCTCGAGAAAGCGCTGACTATTCGCATCGTCCCACCCATGCTCGTTCTCGCACTTCTTTCCACTAG GGTAATACCGAGTCGAAGGAGGTACCCGGTGGCATACAGATTGTATATGGAGCTTCTTAAGAGATATGCATTCTCATTGCTGTCGCTGATCAATGGTCCTAACTATCAgaa GATAATGGAATCTATCAATGATGTTCTCCAGTTTTACCAAATATTTGGTGTTCAATCCTCCGAACCCGGGATTCTCATTGTTATATTCGTGTTCTCTATTGTATGGGAGCTACTTGATGCTTCACTTGATGATGAAGGTCTGTTAGAATTCACAGCTGAAAAGAAATCAAGGTGGCCAGTTAGGAGTCAAGACATGGACATTGACCATCTTGATAATTTTGATGGGAAAAGAATGGAACGCCAGGAAGCATTGAGTAAGATAAATACTATTATGGCCGTTGAAATGCTTGGGGAGTTTTTTCGTGATAAAACAACTTCTAGGATTCTCTACTTGGCCCGTCGAAACAT GCCAGCGCATTGGGAATGCTTCATCGACCATTTAAGACTGCTGGCTGCAAAGTCTGGTTCTCTAAGAAACTCGAAAAATATATCCCCAGAGGCACTCTTGCAGTTGACATCTGCTGCCCGCCAAGTTCTGTCACGTGAATGCAAAACAAACTCACAGAAACAACTTCATGCAGTGACAGCTATTTCTCCTATGTCGTCTGCCAGCCAGTGTCATGCTACAGTTCGTTCTGCACTTTGGCTTCCCATAGATCTTTATTTAGAAGATACAATGGATGGATTACAAGTCAGAGCTACCAGTGCTGTTGAAACTCTTGCTG GTTTGGTGAAGGGTCTGCAGGCTTTAAATGAGACCACTTGGCAAGAGGCGTTTCTTGGTTTGTGGACTGCAGCTCTACGTCTTGTCCAGAGG GAGAGGAATTCAAGTGAGGGTCCTGTTCCTCGTCTTGATACTTGTTTGTGCATGTTATTGTCCATTGCCATACTTTCAGTTGTTAATATTATTGAAGAGGACGGAAATGAGTTGAACAGTGAAGCTGAGCAATGCTCCGTCAGtcagagaaaaaatattgaacaGGTGGGAAAGCGCCGACAAGACTTAATTTCAAGCCTTCAGCGGTTGGATGACTTTGAAGGGTTGTTGACTGCACCACCACCTGTTAGTTCTTTGGCCAATCAAGCTGCTGCAAAAGCAATGTTGTTCCTTTCAGGCATGTCTGTTGGCAGTGGCCATCTTAGTGGCATGAGCTTGAATGACGTACCCTTGAATTGTT CTGGTAATCTCAGGCATCTTATTGTTGAATCTTTCATTGCTAGAAATGTGTTGGACACATCAGCATATATGTGGCCTGGATATGTAAAAGGTTGCTGCAGCCAAATTCCTCGAAACATTTCCGGGCAAGTGCCTGGATGGTCATCTTTCATGAAAGGGTCACCTTTAACTCCTCCAATGGTCAGTGCATTGGTGTCAACTCCAGCAACTAG CTTAGCAGAGTTGGAGCGGTTGTATGAGATTGCTGTCAGTGGCACAGATGATGAGAAGATTTCCGCTGCTACAATATTCTGTGGGGCTTCTCTTACTCGTGGTTGGAGCATACAG GAACATACAGGCCTTCTAATCACAAGATTGCTCTCGCCTGCTCTCCCTACAGATTTTTCTGGATGTGAAAGCCATTTGATAGGTTATGCTCCATTTATGAATGTTATTCTTGTTGGAGTATCATCTGTTGATTGCATTCAGATATTTTCCTCGCATGGCTTG GTTCCTCAACTTGCTGCTGCCTTGATGCCAATTTGTGAGGTCTTCGGTTCTTATGCACCCACTATGTCCTGGAGTCTTAGCACAGGCGAGGAAATTTCCTCTCATGTTGTATTTTCAAATGCATTTACTCTGCTGCTGAAGTTGTGGAGATTTGATCAGCCGCCTCTGGAACATGTAATGGGGGACGTTACGCCAGTAGGATCTCATTTAACTCCAGAATACCTCCTATTGGTGCATAATTCCCAGTTAGCTTCATATGAGAAttcaccaaaaaataaaaataaaacaaataggCCATCGAGATTTTCTCCGAAAGGACCCGTATTCATTGATtcttttccaaaattgaaGCGCTGGTACAGAAAACACCAGGAATGTATTGTTTCTATTCTTTCTGGTCTAGTACCAGGAAATCCTGTCCATGAGATTGTGGAGGCTCTCCTAAACATGATGTTCAGAAAAATTAACAGAGGTCAACCCCTGGCTTCAACAACTTCTGGAAGCAGCGCCTCATCTGCATCTGGGTCTGATGATCACTTTCTCCGTCTTAAGCTACCTGCTTGGGATATTCTAGAGGCTGTTCCTTTTGCCCTGGATGCTGCCCTTACAGCCTGTGCCCACGGGAGACTATCACCTCGTGAATTGACCACCG GTCTCAAAGATCTTGCTGATTTTCTTCCTGCATCTTTGGCCACTATTGTAAGTTACTTGTCAGCAGAAGTGACTCGGGGTCTTTGGAAGCCTGCTTTTATGAATGGAACCGACTGGCCAAGCCCTGCTGCAAATTTAGCCATGGTTGAACagcaaatacataaaatattggCTGCAACTGGTGTCAATGTCCCAGATCTTTCTGACG GGGGAAGCTCTATGCTCACACTTCCATTACCCTTGGCAGCTCTGGTGAGCCTCACAATAACATACAAACTCGACAGAGGTTCTGAGCGCCTTCTAAATATGGTCGGTCCAGCCTTAAGTAGTCTTGGCATAAGTTGTCCATGGCCATGTATGCCAATAATAGCTTCTTTATGGGCTCAAAAAGTAAAACGGTGGAGCGactttcttattttctccGCATCCCAAACTGTGTTCCACCACAATCGTGATGCCATAGTTCAACTCCTCAGGGTCTGCTTTGCTGCAGCCCTTGGTTCAAACTCTTCCTCCGTTGCAAGCAAGGGTGGCGTGGGTGCTCTTCTGGGCCACGGCTTCGGTTCCAATTTCTCTGGAGGCCTTTCTGCTGTAGCCCCCGGAATACTCTACTTGAGAGTTCACCGAGCTGTCAGAAACATCATGCTCATGATAGAAGAAATCGTCTCTCTCTTAATGCACACTGTTAAAGATATCGTGAACAGCGGGTTACCCCCGGAGAAAATGGAGAAGCTGAAGAAGACAAAGTTCAGCACAATGTACGGCCAGGTTTCGCTCTCTGCTGCAATGAGTCAGGTGAAGCTCGCAGCCTCACTCGGGGCTTCCTTAGTCTGGCTCACCGGTGGATTAAGCTCGGTGCAGGCGCTATTCAAAGAGATACTCCCGTCGTGGTTCATATCCCTCCACGGCTCTGACCCCAACGGACAGGATTCAGGAGGAGGTATGGGCGCGATGCTGGCTGGGTACGCCCTCGCCTACTTCACCGTATACTCTGGGATATTCGCGTGGGGGGCTGACTCAGTGTCGGTTGCGTCCAAACGACGACCCAAGGTTCTCCAGAAGCACTTGGAGTTTGTCGCGAGCGCCCTCGATGGGAAGATATCGCTCGGGTGCAACAAGGCCACGTGGAGGGCGTACGTGACAGGGTATCTGAGTTTGATGGTGAGCTGTACGCCCGCGTGGATGCTCGAAGTCGACGTGGAGGTTCTGAAGAGGGTGAGCAAGGGGCTGAAGCAGTGGAATGAGGAGGAACTGGCGTTGGCTCTTCTTGGGATAAGTGGGTTTGGTGCAATGGGTGCTGCTGCAGAAATGATAGTAGAAACAGGAATATGA